From one Lycium barbarum isolate Lr01 chromosome 6, ASM1917538v2, whole genome shotgun sequence genomic stretch:
- the LOC132598519 gene encoding agamous-like MADS-box protein AGL80, translated as MTRKKVKLAFITNDSARKATFKKRKKGLMKKVSELSTLCGIDACAIIYSPYENQPEVWPNTMGAQRVLAEFKRMPEMEQSKKMVNQESFIRQRIAKASEQLKKQSKENREKEMTEVMYQSLTGKGLQNLNLGDLNDLGWVIDQNLKEIYKRIEAVKKGASTSSVAASHAAAVSQAAAAPPVVEQKPPVVELGLDQGMQRTQAEWFTDWMNSNTSDQQLGFGHGDEMMMPNFNDNHNASMWSNGFYP; from the coding sequence ATGACAAGAAAGAAAGTGAAGTTAGCTTTCATAACTAATGACTCAGCAAGAAAAGCAACATTCAAGAAAAGGAAGAAGGGTCTGATGAAGAAGGTGAGTGAATTGAGCACCCTTTGTGGTATTGATGCTTGTGCTATTATTTATAGCCCTTATGAGAACCAACCAGAAGTGTGGCCAAACACCATGGGAGCTCAGCGCGTGCTCGCTGAGTTCAAGAGGATGCCTGAGATGGAACAAAGCAAGAAGATGGTCAATCAAGAGAGTTTCATAAGGCAAAGGATCGCGAAAGCAAGCGAGCAGCTGAAGAAACAAAGCAAGGAGAACAGAGAAAAGGAAATGACTGAAGTAATGTACCAAAGCTTGACTGGGAAGGGGCTGCAGAATTTGAATTTGGGTGATTTAAATGATCTTGGTTGGGTTATTGAtcagaatttaaaggagatataTAAGAGGATCGAGGCGGTTAAAAAAGGAGCTTCCACTTCTTCTGTTGCAGCATCGCATGCTGCTGCAGTATCACAGGCAGCTGCTGCTCCACCAGTGGTGGAGCAGAAGCCGCCTGTGGTGGAATTGGGATTGGATCAGGGGATGCAGAGGACACAAGCAGAGTGGTTTACTGATTGGATGAATAGTAACACAAGTGATCAGCAACTTGGTTTTGGACATGGAGATGAGATGATGATGCCCAATTTTAATGATAACCACAATGCTAGTATGTGGTCTAATGGTTTCTATCCTTaa
- the LOC132598522 gene encoding hydrophobic protein RCI2A-like: MGSATFIDILLAILLPPLGVFLRFNCAVEFWICVLLTLFGWIPGIIYAIWVLTK; the protein is encoded by the exons atGGGGTCAGCAACATTCATAGATATTCTTCTGGCTATCCTGTTGCCTCCCCTTGGTGTTTTCCTCCGATTTAACTGCGCG GTGGAGTTCTGGATCTGTGTTTTGCTGACTCTCTTTGGATGGATACCTGGTATTATCTATGCCATTTGGGTCCTCACCAAGTGA
- the LOC132598521 gene encoding anaphase-promoting complex subunit 11-like: MFSLFSFEFSNSFFFCRERANEGQDFAVLLGSSIEWHAVSSWTWDAQDETCGICRMAFDGCCPDCKLPGDDCPLMWGACNHAFHLHCILKWVNSQSGQAHCPMCRREWQFKE; this comes from the exons aTGTTTTCCCTGTTCTCTTTTGAATTTtcgaattctttttttttttgcagagaGCGAGCCAATGAAGGTCAAGACTTTGC TGTTTTGCTGGGATCGTCAATAGA ATGGCATGCAGTTTCTTCATGGACATGGGACGCTCAGGATGAAACTTGTGGTATATGTAGGATGGCTTTTGATGGTTGTTGTCCTGATTGCAAACTCCCTGGTGATGATTGTCCACTAA TGTGGGGGGCTTGCAACCATGCATTTCATCTTCATTGTATCTTGAAGTGGGTGAATTCTCAATCTGGTCAAGCACATTGTCCCATGTGTCGTCGTGAATGGCAGTTTAAAGAATGA